In Oryza brachyantha chromosome 2, ObraRS2, whole genome shotgun sequence, a single window of DNA contains:
- the LOC102719739 gene encoding fatty acid desaturase DES2, which translates to MGAGGRMTEKEREEQQKLLGRAGNGAGVQRSPTDKPPFTLGQIKKAIPPHCFQRSVIRSFSYVVHDLVIVAALLYFALVLIPVLPSGTELAAWPLYWIAQGCVLTGVWVIAHECGHHAFSDYSVLDDIVGLVLHSALLVPYFSWKYSHRRHHSNTGSLERDEVFVPKQKSAMAWYTPYVYNNPIGRLVHIVVQLTLGWPLYLAFNVSGRPYPRFACHFDPYGPIYNDRERAQIFISDVGVVAAGAALFKLSSAFGFWWVVRVYGVPLLIVNAWLVLITYLQHTHPALPHYDSSEWDWLRGALATVDRDYGVLNRVFHNITDTHVAHHLFSTMPHYHAMEATKAIRPILGEYYQFDPTPVAKATWREAKECIYVESEENKGGVFWYNNKF; encoded by the coding sequence ATGGGTGCCGGCGGCAGGATGACGGAGAAGGAGCGGGAGGAGCAGCAGAAGCTGCTCGGCCGCGCCGGCAATGGCGCCGGCGTGCAGCGCTCGCCGACGGACAAGCCGCCGTTCACGCTGGGGCAGATCAAGAAGGCCATCCCGCCGCACTGCTTCCAGCGCTCGGTGATCAGGTCCTTCTCCTACGTGGTCCATGACCTGGTgatcgtcgccgcgctgctctACTTCGCGCTGGTCCTCATCCCCGTGCTCCCGAGCGGGACGGAGCTCGCCGCCTGGCCGCTCTACTGGATCGCGCAGGGCTGCGTGCTCACCGGCGTGTGGGTCATCGCGCACGAGTGCGGCCACCACGCCTTCTCCGACTACTCGGTGCTCGACGACATCGTCGGCCTGGTGCTGCACTCGGCGCTGCTCGTCCCCTACTTCTCGTGGAAGTACAGCCACCGGCGCCACCACTCCAACACCGGGTCGCTGGAGCGCGACGAGGTGTTCGTCCCGAAGCAGAAGTCCGCCATGGCGTGGTACACCCCGTACGTGTACAACAACCCGATCGGCCGGCTGGTGCACATCGTGGTGCAGCTCACCCTCGGGTGGCCGCTGTACCTGGCGTTCAACGTCTCCGGCCGCCCGTACCCGCGCTTCGCCTGCCACTTCGACCCCTACGGCCCGATCTACAACGACCGGGAGCGCGCCCAGATCTTCATCTCcgacgtcggcgtcgtcgccgcgggcGCCGCCCTGTTCAAGCTCTCGTCGGCGTTCGGGTTCTGGTGGGTCGTGCGCGTCTACGGCGTGCCGCTGCTGATCGTGAACGCGTGGCTGGTGCTCATCACCTACCTGCAGCACACCCACCCGGCGCTGCCGCACTACGACTCCAGCGAGTGGGACTGGCTCCGCGGCGCGCTCGCCACCGTGGACCGCGACTACGGCGTCCTCAACCGCGTCTTCCACAACATCACGGACACGCACGTCGCGCACCACCTCTTCTCCACCATGCCGCACTACCACGCCATGGAGGCCACCAAGGCGATCCGCCCCATCCTCGGCGAGTACTACCAGTTCGACCCAACGCCCGTCGCCAAGGCGACATGGCGCGAGGCCAAGGAGTGCATCTACGTCGAGTCCGAGGAGAACAAGGGTGGCGTCTTCTGGTACAACAACAAGTTCTAA